From a single Gimesia fumaroli genomic region:
- a CDS encoding DUF1501 domain-containing protein: MKKQISQELTNCEGVSRRNFVQAGLLGAGGLGLADLLKLKAEGAIHPKQQDTSVILFWLSGGPGHMETWDPKSEAPADYRGPFQSIATSLDGVQFSELMPEQAKLAEHLAVLRTVNHGSGDHTKGNHWMLTGFEGPAFNAPDNRVQRRPSMGSAASFLRGANQAGMPSYVGVPHLRGGTDNLFHYSSYIGGGSNPFIVNSDPNTNGFNVKNLTLAKNLTLDRLNNRRELLGSLDVLPRDHEKSFRDLDEHQQKAFELLASKGVRSAFDITAEPDFLRDSYGRHTFGQSALLARRLIEHGATFVTVNCVPWDHHGSAGRYKTEEGARKLIPPLDAAIAGLVRDLMDRGLYEKTLVVAMGEFGRTPRINKHAGRDHWGRVFSVLMGCGGLNMGQVVGRSSSRGEDVVERPIGPQDVAATIYRHLGIDPQRVILRDRLDRPMPLLDTGEAVSELFG; encoded by the coding sequence ATGAAAAAACAAATATCCCAAGAACTGACAAATTGCGAAGGAGTTTCACGTCGTAATTTTGTGCAGGCTGGCTTACTGGGCGCCGGCGGTCTGGGGCTGGCTGATCTCCTGAAGCTCAAAGCTGAGGGGGCGATTCACCCAAAACAGCAGGATACCAGCGTTATTCTCTTCTGGTTAAGTGGCGGACCCGGCCATATGGAGACCTGGGACCCCAAGTCAGAAGCACCTGCAGATTATCGGGGGCCTTTTCAATCCATCGCGACGAGTCTGGATGGCGTGCAATTCAGTGAATTGATGCCGGAGCAGGCAAAGCTGGCTGAGCACCTCGCTGTCTTGCGAACGGTCAATCACGGTTCCGGCGATCATACGAAAGGGAATCACTGGATGCTGACGGGCTTCGAAGGCCCTGCATTCAATGCCCCTGATAACCGCGTGCAAAGACGACCCTCAATGGGTTCCGCGGCTTCCTTTTTGCGGGGTGCGAATCAGGCCGGGATGCCATCTTATGTAGGTGTACCGCATTTACGGGGCGGAACCGATAATCTGTTTCACTATTCATCCTACATCGGAGGGGGCAGCAATCCGTTCATTGTCAATTCTGATCCGAATACCAATGGCTTCAATGTCAAAAATCTCACGTTAGCAAAAAACTTGACGTTAGACAGATTGAACAATCGTCGGGAACTTCTGGGTTCACTCGATGTGCTGCCGCGCGATCATGAAAAATCATTCCGCGATCTGGATGAACATCAACAGAAAGCATTTGAGTTACTCGCCTCAAAAGGTGTTCGATCCGCGTTCGACATAACGGCAGAGCCCGACTTTCTGCGTGACAGTTACGGTCGGCATACCTTCGGACAAAGTGCTTTACTGGCGCGTCGACTGATTGAGCATGGCGCGACATTTGTGACCGTCAACTGTGTGCCGTGGGACCATCACGGTTCTGCAGGTCGATATAAAACCGAAGAGGGGGCACGCAAACTGATCCCCCCGCTTGATGCCGCGATTGCAGGTCTCGTTCGCGATTTGATGGATCGCGGCTTGTATGAGAAAACGCTGGTTGTAGCGATGGGCGAGTTTGGTCGAACGCCACGCATTAATAAACATGCTGGCCGTGATCACTGGGGCAGAGTATTCAGCGTATTAATGGGCTGTGGCGGTTTGAATATGGGGCAGGTTGTTGGTCGTTCCAGTAGCCGCGGTGAAGATGTGGTGGAACGTCCTATCGGTCCACAAGACGTCGCTGCGACAATTTACCGACATCTGGGAATTGATCCACAGCGCGTGATTTTGCGTGATCGACTGGACCGCCCGATGCCTCTTCTCGATACCGGCGAAGCGGTTTCCGAATTGTTTGGCTGA